One part of the Nitrospirota bacterium genome encodes these proteins:
- a CDS encoding cobalamin-binding protein, with translation MRIVSLLPGATEVVAALGLVDHLVGISHECDYPPTVRGKPVLVEAVIDGERTSSEEIDRRVLETLQAGRRLYRLNEPRFLEAAPDLVIAQDLCHVCAITPDQLQQAVRALPRAPRLLTLNPTTMEEVLGDIERIGAAAERTTEARRLVADLRARLARIREQVAGDTRRPRVACLEWLSPLYAAGHWVPDMVAAAGGIDALGTSGAPSERIVWEALTSADPDIIVLMPCGFSITRTAREIKSFIDRPEWQSLRAWRQGQAYVVEAASFFSRPGPRLVDGVGLLAAIFHPTVFGEALPPGVQQLDMLLHAAS, from the coding sequence ATGCGCATCGTTTCCCTCCTCCCCGGAGCCACCGAAGTCGTCGCCGCGCTGGGTCTGGTCGATCATCTGGTCGGGATCAGCCACGAGTGCGACTATCCGCCGACCGTCCGCGGGAAACCGGTCCTGGTCGAGGCCGTCATCGACGGCGAACGCACGTCCAGCGAAGAGATCGACCGCCGCGTGCTGGAGACCCTGCAAGCCGGCCGGCGTTTGTATCGACTGAATGAACCGCGTTTCCTCGAGGCGGCACCGGATCTGGTCATCGCGCAAGACCTCTGCCACGTGTGCGCGATCACGCCGGACCAACTGCAACAGGCCGTACGGGCGCTGCCGCGCGCGCCGCGCCTCTTGACGCTGAATCCCACGACCATGGAGGAGGTGCTCGGGGATATCGAACGGATCGGCGCGGCGGCCGAGCGGACGACCGAGGCGCGGCGGCTCGTCGCCGACCTTCGCGCGCGGCTGGCCCGCATCCGCGAACAAGTCGCCGGCGACACAAGACGCCCGCGGGTCGCCTGCCTCGAATGGCTGTCGCCCCTCTATGCGGCGGGCCATTGGGTGCCGGACATGGTCGCCGCGGCGGGAGGGATCGACGCGCTGGGCACAAGCGGGGCGCCGTCGGAACGGATCGTCTGGGAAGCGCTCACATCCGCAGACCCGGACATCATCGTCCTGATGCCGTGCGGCTTTTCCATCACCAGAACGGCGCGAGAGATCAAATCCTTCATCGATCGCCCGGAGTGGCAGTCGCTGCGCGCCTGGCGACAGGGCCAGGCCTACGTCGTGGAGGCGGCCTCCTTTTTCAGCCGTCCCGGACCACGCCTCGTGGACGGCGTAGGGCTCCTGGCCGCGATCTTTCACCCGACTGTCTTCGGAGAAGCGTTGCCGCCCGGCGTCCAACAGCTCGACATGCTCCTCCACGCCGCGTCCTAA
- the hpnD gene encoding presqualene diphosphate synthase HpnD, with protein MTLADAQAYCTAVTKKSGSNFYYSFLFLPKPRREAMYAVYAFCKEVDSAVDEPPSGSDPHDQLRRWREELAAAYRGFPTHPVTISLAEHASRLAVPQDYFDDLINGVEMDLTISRYATFQELSLYCYRVASVVGLICLHIFGTTSPCARDYAVNLGTAFQLTNILRDVGADAERGRIYLPQEDLARFGYSEDDLFKRTYSPTFLELMRFESARARGFYDKAQAAIAALPAHDRRALTVAEIMRGVYVRILGRIERSGYRVFGPRISLSPSHRLAIAAGVWLRSRLT; from the coding sequence ATGACCCTCGCCGACGCCCAAGCCTACTGCACCGCGGTCACCAAGAAGAGCGGCAGCAACTTTTACTACTCCTTCCTGTTCCTGCCGAAGCCGCGCCGTGAAGCGATGTATGCCGTGTACGCCTTCTGCAAGGAAGTGGACAGTGCGGTGGATGAACCGCCGTCCGGAAGCGATCCGCACGACCAGCTTCGTCGCTGGCGCGAGGAGCTGGCCGCCGCTTATCGCGGTTTCCCCACCCACCCGGTCACGATCAGTCTGGCGGAACATGCCAGCCGCTTGGCGGTACCGCAGGACTATTTCGACGATCTCATCAACGGCGTCGAGATGGACCTGACGATCTCGCGTTATGCGACGTTCCAGGAACTCTCGCTCTACTGCTACCGCGTCGCCTCGGTCGTCGGGTTGATTTGTCTGCATATTTTCGGCACGACCTCCCCCTGCGCGCGCGACTACGCCGTCAATCTGGGTACAGCGTTCCAGCTCACGAACATCCTGAGGGACGTGGGGGCGGACGCGGAGCGCGGCCGCATTTATCTCCCGCAGGAAGACTTGGCGCGGTTCGGCTACAGCGAAGACGATTTGTTCAAACGGACGTATTCGCCGACATTCCTGGAGCTGATGCGGTTCGAGTCTGCGCGGGCGCGCGGGTTTTACGACAAGGCGCAGGCGGCGATCGCCGCCCTCCCCGCACACGATCGGCGCGCCTTGACTGTGGCCGAAATTATGCGCGGGGTGTATGTCCGGATTCTCGGGCGCATCGAGCGATCCGGTTACCGCGTGTTCGGGCCGCGCATCAGCCTCTCTCCCTCCCATCGACTGGCCATCGCCGCCGGTGTGTGGCTGCGCAGTCGTCTGACCTGA
- a CDS encoding HAD family phosphatase produces the protein MLRAVIFDFDGVIADTEPIHFAAFRKVLAEMGVVLTEADYYANYLGYDDKGCFAAALAANGRPAPPATIADLVARKAGAYMEHIRRHLVVFPGVRELVRDAAARYRLAIASGALRHEIEFILEQAGIRKEFAHITSAEDVTRGKPDPEGFLHALASLNRGRPDEPLTSADCLVIEDSIPGIRAARAAGMKVLAVANTHTAQDLREADALTHSLEQVSLAELSERLWR, from the coding sequence ATGCTGCGCGCCGTGATCTTCGACTTCGACGGGGTCATTGCGGATACCGAGCCGATCCACTTCGCGGCATTCCGGAAGGTCCTCGCCGAGATGGGCGTCGTCCTGACGGAGGCCGACTATTACGCCAATTATCTGGGCTACGACGACAAAGGCTGTTTCGCGGCGGCACTCGCAGCGAACGGGCGTCCCGCGCCGCCTGCGACCATCGCCGATCTGGTTGCCCGCAAGGCCGGCGCCTACATGGAGCACATCCGGCGGCATCTCGTCGTCTTTCCCGGCGTGCGCGAACTGGTGCGGGACGCGGCGGCCCGGTATCGCTTGGCCATTGCCTCGGGGGCCCTGCGTCACGAGATCGAATTCATTCTGGAACAGGCCGGCATCCGCAAGGAATTCGCGCACATCACCAGCGCGGAAGACGTGACGCGCGGCAAACCGGACCCGGAGGGCTTTCTGCACGCGCTCGCCTCGCTGAACCGAGGACGGCCCGATGAACCCCTGACGTCGGCGGACTGTCTGGTGATCGAGGACTCCATCCCCGGCATCCGCGCGGCCCGCGCCGCCGGCATGAAGGTCTTAGCCGTGGCCAACACGCATACGGCTCAGGACTTGCGCGAAGCCGACGCCCTCACCCATTCCTTGGAGCAGGTAAGTCTGGCTGAATTGAGCGAACGGTTGTGGAGGTAA
- the hpnE gene encoding hydroxysqualene dehydroxylase HpnE, translating to MTGSRSVLVIGGGAAGLTAALKLSERGFTVTLCEQRGRLGGRLMDSPDGGPPARGQRLPEARPVVLLGCQTATWDLLEHCGTAPLVRSSRTSGFELLPAADRRVRFPRLLAPGPWHALGGVALFTALSFRDRWRLLSFLERTWEGDPPLPQNLELRTADAWLEETGQSQAARATVWNPLARFLLGDDLKTVSAAMFATMLKRCFLSRQRDSAVTIPPTEAGRWLLDPLRERLLRAGVTLRLNSAAARLVFDDDRVAGVHLRNGETLAADWYIAALPHSALSALIPERIVTHFAYFQQLAHLADSPALAVHLRFDARLSAARLVLLAGRTFHWIVSRPERESQGEVVWVSAVAAGTTELLEGADSALIRAAQRDAVDAMPALASAPLSAARVMREPRAWLSLRPGTRAMRPLPRSPFANLLVAGDWTDTGWPTSLESAIVSGERCAEAIAWDALAPAAR from the coding sequence ATGACAGGCTCACGGTCCGTTCTTGTCATCGGTGGAGGCGCGGCGGGGCTCACCGCCGCGCTCAAGCTGAGCGAACGGGGCTTCACGGTCACCCTGTGCGAGCAACGCGGCCGCCTCGGCGGGCGCCTGATGGATAGCCCAGACGGCGGGCCGCCGGCCAGAGGACAGCGCCTCCCGGAGGCTAGGCCGGTCGTCTTATTAGGCTGCCAGACCGCGACGTGGGATCTCCTGGAACACTGCGGTACGGCTCCGCTGGTCCGTTCATCCCGGACGTCCGGATTCGAACTACTCCCCGCCGCCGACCGGCGCGTGCGGTTCCCCCGCCTGTTGGCACCCGGCCCCTGGCACGCCCTCGGCGGCGTGGCGCTGTTCACGGCGCTGTCGTTCCGCGATCGCTGGCGCCTCCTCTCATTCTTGGAACGAACCTGGGAAGGCGATCCCCCGCTCCCGCAGAACTTGGAACTTCGGACGGCCGACGCCTGGTTGGAGGAGACCGGCCAGTCGCAGGCCGCGCGGGCGACGGTCTGGAACCCTCTGGCCCGATTCCTGCTGGGCGATGACCTCAAAACGGTGTCGGCCGCCATGTTCGCGACCATGCTGAAACGGTGCTTTCTCTCACGGCAGCGCGATTCGGCCGTCACGATTCCGCCGACGGAGGCCGGCCGTTGGCTGCTCGATCCGCTGCGGGAGCGCTTGCTGCGCGCCGGCGTCACGCTGCGGCTGAACTCGGCCGCCGCGCGGCTCGTTTTCGACGACGACCGCGTCGCCGGCGTGCACCTGCGCAACGGCGAGACCCTCGCTGCGGACTGGTACATCGCCGCCTTGCCGCACAGCGCACTGAGCGCGCTCATTCCCGAGCGGATCGTCACGCACTTCGCCTACTTTCAGCAATTGGCGCACCTGGCCGACTCCCCGGCCCTCGCGGTTCACCTACGCTTCGACGCTCGCCTGTCGGCGGCTCGCCTCGTGCTCCTGGCAGGGCGGACGTTCCATTGGATTGTCAGCCGGCCCGAGCGGGAATCGCAGGGAGAGGTCGTCTGGGTCTCGGCCGTCGCCGCCGGAACCACCGAGTTGCTGGAGGGCGCTGATTCGGCATTGATTCGGGCCGCGCAGCGCGACGCAGTCGACGCCATGCCGGCGCTCGCCTCCGCTCCACTGAGCGCCGCTCGGGTCATGCGAGAGCCGCGGGCGTGGCTCTCCCTCCGCCCCGGCACGCGAGCCATGCGGCCGCTGCCTCGGAGCCCGTTTGCCAACCTACTCGTCGCGGGAGACTGGACCGACACCGGCTGGCCCACCTCGCTGGAAAGCGCGATCGTCAGCGGCGAGCGATGCGCGGAGGCGATTGCATGGGATGCCTTAGCTCCGGCGGCGAGGTAA